The sequence CACCTAGCTTACAAACTTGGTTATGCGATGATAGAAAATCACACAACTATATTTGGCAAGATTAAATTGCCTTTTATTTTATTAGCTATCGCTTTAAAGCATAGAGGTCAAAAGATAGAGTATCTCCAAATTATCCAAACCAAACCAAATTTAAAAGTCCCACCAATAGAGCATTACGAAGATTATAAACCCGCCCTAGCTGAAAAACAAAGCGCACCATACAGACTAGGCCAAGCCCTTATCAAAGCCACCAAAACTTGGTATAAAGGCGGATTAATAAAATTATATTTTGAAATAAATGAGATAAAAAGGGATAAAAAGGGATAAATTATCAAATTTTAATTATAATTAAAGCGTGAAAATCAAAAAATTTAGCTAAAATTTAAAAATTTCAAACTTAACTTTTAGTGGAGTAAAAAATGTCAAAATTAAACATAGACCAAAAAAAGATTAAACAATTATTTGAAGATAAAAGATCTGATTTTTTAATACCTGATTATCAACGCCCTTATGCTTGGGGAGAAGATGAGTGTCAAACTCTTTGGAAAGATATTTTTGATTTCGCTTTTCCAGATAAAAAACCTGAAAATTTTAATTCTGATGAAGAATATTTTTTAGGCCCTATTGTAACTTTTGAGAATAATAAAAAGCTTGAAGTAATAGATGGGCAACAAAGGCTTACTACTTTAATGCTATTACTTAGGGTTTTTTATAAAAGACTTGAAAAAATGGAAGATGAAAATTCTATGCGAACAAAGCAAAACTTGGCACAATGTATTTGGAAAAGTGATGAATTTGGCAATGAAAACAAAGAAAAATTAAAAATAGATTCTCAGGTAGCCTTAGATGAACATAAGAATGAATTTTTAGAAATTCTAAAAACTGGTGATGCTAAAGATTTTAAAAGCCAGTATGCCATAAATTTTAGGTATTTTGAAAAAGAAGTAGATGAATTTTTAAAAGAATATCCTAATTATTTCGCTTATTTACCAACTAGAATTTTAAATAATTGTATTTTGTTGCCTATTGAAGCAGATAATGAAAAAACAGCACTTAGGATTTTTTCTACTTTAAATGATAGAGGCAAGCCACTAGCTGATGCAGATATTTTTAAAGCACAATTTTATAAATTTTATGTAGCAAAAAATCAAAAAGATGAATTTATAGAAAAATGGAAAAATTTGGAAATTTTATGTAAAGAGGTATTTTCTAAAAAAGATAATACTTCTACTGATGAAATTTTTAATCGTTATATGTATTATCAAAGAGCTTTAAAAGGTAATAAAAATAGCACAACAGAGGGTTTGAGAGATTTTTATGAAAAGGATAGTTATGCTTTATTAAAAAGCGATAGGACTTTTGAAGACTTGCAAAACTTGGGTAGCTTTTGGCAAGCAATTTCTATTCAAGATAAAAATTATTTTGATGAAAATACTTTAAGATGGCTTTTTATTTTAAACTATGCCCCAAATATAATGTGGGCAAATATCACTTCTGTATATTTTATGAAAAATAAGGATGAGCAAAATAAGCTTGATAATATAAAATTTGCTAAATTTTTAGAGAAAATAACAGCGTTTATTTTTGCATATTCTTTTATATATCCTAGCGTCTCTCAGCTAAGAATACCTATTTATAGCGTTATGGTAGATATTATTAACGACAAGGAAATGGATTTTTCAAAGTTTTTGTTTGAAAAAGAAAATTTAAAAACATTTATACAAACTCAAAAATTTAGCAATAATAATTCAATAACTCGTTCTATGCTTACTTGGTGGTTTTTAAAAGATAGTACCCAGAAAACACCGGGATTAACTGAGCAATTTCAAATAGAACATATTTACGCAAAAGAAAGAGCAAAAAGAGAAAATTTTAGTGGCAATGAAATAGAATTTATTGGCAATAAAGTCCTTTTGGAGAGAAAAATAAACATTAGAGCAAGTGATTTTAGTTTTGCTGACAAAGAAAAACATTATAAAAAATCACAAAATAATGAATTAAACTCTATACATAAAAACTATAGTGAATTTAGCAAAACCGAAATAATAGAAAGAAATAATAATATTATAAATGATTTTATTTCTTTTGTAGAAAAAAACAATTTAATTAAAACAACAAGTTAATTTTAGTTGTATTAAAAGGATAAGAAATAAAATCTCATATAAAAACCGCTGAAATCATACTCTCAGCCTTGCCTTATACACAAAAGTTTCGTGGGCAAGTTTTTGTGATAAAATATGGTGGTGCTCAAGCTATGGTTGATGTAGCTGAAGCAGCTAGAAAAACTCTAGACAAGCTAAGAGCTGACCTAGGTTCAGTACAAAATCAATTAGTAGCTACTATAAATAATATTACAGTTACTCAAGTAAATGTAAAATCAGCCAAATCTCAAATAAGAGATGTAGACTTTGCTAGCGAGAGTGCAAACTTCTCTAAATTTAACATACTAGCCCAAAGTGGAAGCTACGCTATGAGTCAGGCAAATGCTGTCCAACAAAATATATTAAGACTACTACAGTAACTTAAATTTACTCGCAATGCTTAGTCATTGCGAGGGTTTATTAAATTCTAGTAATATTTATCAAATAACACTTATGTAAAAAATTACTTTATATTTATTAAAAATTTGCAATGACGATTTAAAGTATAAATTTGATTTAAATCATCCTAATTTTTACTAAACTTAGATAAAATTACCTAAATTTAAATAAAATCAAATTGTATAAAATTCAAAAAAAGGTTATAAAATGAACAATATTTTCACAATTCCAGCCACTGGTTATGCGATGTTATCTAAGGATTCTAAATTCACTCCAATTGAATTTACCCGTCATAGTGTAGGAGATAATGATATATTAATTGAAATTCTATATTCGGGAATTTGCCATAGCGATATTCACACGGCCAAAGATGAATGGGGTGGTACGAGCTATCCATGTATTCCAGGTCATGAGATCGCAGGTCAGGTAATAGCTGTAGGTAAAAATGTAACTAAATTTAAAATTGGCGACTATGCTGGAGTTGGTTGTATGGTAAATAGCTGCGGTGAGTGCGAGGCGTGTAAGGCTAGTCAAGAGCAGTTTTGTCAGCAAGGAAAAACAGTTTATACCTATAATTGCCCTGACTTTTTCCATGGTGGCAAGATAACATTTGGTGGATACTCAAGCAACATTGTAGTAAGTCAAAATTTCGCTATTAAAGTTCGAGCAAACGCCCCATTAGATAAAGTAGCTCC is a genomic window of Campylobacter devanensis containing:
- a CDS encoding DUF262 domain-containing protein; amino-acid sequence: MSKLNIDQKKIKQLFEDKRSDFLIPDYQRPYAWGEDECQTLWKDIFDFAFPDKKPENFNSDEEYFLGPIVTFENNKKLEVIDGQQRLTTLMLLLRVFYKRLEKMEDENSMRTKQNLAQCIWKSDEFGNENKEKLKIDSQVALDEHKNEFLEILKTGDAKDFKSQYAINFRYFEKEVDEFLKEYPNYFAYLPTRILNNCILLPIEADNEKTALRIFSTLNDRGKPLADADIFKAQFYKFYVAKNQKDEFIEKWKNLEILCKEVFSKKDNTSTDEIFNRYMYYQRALKGNKNSTTEGLRDFYEKDSYALLKSDRTFEDLQNLGSFWQAISIQDKNYFDENTLRWLFILNYAPNIMWANITSVYFMKNKDEQNKLDNIKFAKFLEKITAFIFAYSFIYPSVSQLRIPIYSVMVDIINDKEMDFSKFLFEKENLKTFIQTQKFSNNNSITRSMLTWWFLKDSTQKTPGLTEQFQIEHIYAKERAKRENFSGNEIEFIGNKVLLERKINIRASDFSFADKEKHYKKSQNNELNSIHKNYSEFSKTEIIERNNNIINDFISFVEKNNLIKTTS